Genomic DNA from Echeneis naucrates chromosome 14, fEcheNa1.1, whole genome shotgun sequence:
GGACCATGCTGCACCCACCCCAATTGTGGATCACCACCCGAACCTACACCTGCACCAGGGGCCCTTGAACACAGTCAATACCCGAACTCCAGGCTGCCTCGCATCCTCTGAATCCAAGGTCCTCACCTCCTCTTCCACTGCTTCCTcccgctcctcttcctccaaatCACTAGACCTCAAGTCTGCTAAGATGCCTGCAGGAGGCGTATGCTCCAGTGGTGGCCAGCATGGGCTGGCGCTGATCCCTTCCTCACCAGCTGAGAAGAAGCACCTCCTTCTCTGCGAACACTGTGGGAAGTGCCGCTGCACGGAGTGTACGCTCCCCAGAACCCTGCCCTCTTGTTGGGTCTGCAACCAGGAGTGCCTGTGCTCTGCTCAGAGCCTGGTGGATACAGCCACCTGCATGTGCCTGGTCAAAGGGATCTTCTACCACTGTACTGAGGATGAGGACGATGAGGGCTCCTGCGCCGACAAGCCCTGCTCATGTTCCCAGGCCAACTGCTGCGCGCGCTGGTCCTTCATGGCCGCCCTTTCCCTTGTCCTGCCTTGCCTCATCTGCTATCTGCCAGCTATGGGCCTGGCCAAACTGGGACAGAAGTGTTACGACAATGTTAGCAGGCCTGGCTGCCGCTGCAAGAACCTGCAGGGTGGCGTGAGTGTGCCTGCATCTAAAAACAGTAACGTGGAAGCAAAAGTTGGGACTCTAGAGAAGCAGCAGCAAGGGTCATGATACTGGACCAAACTGACTGGCAGTGAccttgctaaaaaaaaaatggacagggCCACACAGTACTTGCTCGCGGTCTATGGAAAGGACAATCCAACACCAACCCCTTAAACTATCCCATTAATCTGCTGGAAGATGACTTATGTAAAACAAAGGTACTTAAATGGCTTTCTGACCTGTGTTTGATAGGGTGGTGAACAAAACAGGCCTGAGTTGACAAGTAAGAATAGATTATAGGCCTGTTcttggtgttttgtttgtttgtttttttccagttggttttttggttttttcatttgtttatgaGAGTGACACAAGAAGACACTAGATTGTGGGACTGGTGCTTGTGTTGTGCCAAGATGGCCCAAGGCACAAAGTCATTGtacctctctgctgctctgaataTCTCAGCTAATTTTTGTAACAGCAACTAACCAGATGCTGGTTGCAGATCCTTGGAAAACATAGAAGCTATATGAGATAAATATCAGTACAACCCCTCCCACTCCGAGAAAGCACAGCCCTATGGTGCCCCTGTCTGAACCAACAAATTAGTCCCCATACCACAGCTTTATCATAGGCCACTGTAAGAGTAAAACCAACACTCAGCTATTGTGATCACCAATTCTCAAGGATGCTAGATTGTTATTCCTAACAttttatctctttgtttttaGCTCTGTGGAAGAGctgtgaaaacaacagaaatgtccCATAATTCTCACTCAGTTGTACTACTGCAAGTGAGAGAGATAATCTCTTTACAAAGTTTTAAGGGGGTGAAACCCAAGACTTTCTAAAAGATTTTGAATGCAGTTTACCAATCACCTCAGAGGTAATGCATGTTGTGACCTGCATGCTCTAGTGTAATGGTTTCCCACCGTGCTAGAAGTTGATGTGTCgtagagaaatgtgttttttaaaaaaaagtacaccCAACCTGCTCAGGGACTGTTACAGTAATCCTCTCTCAAACTTGGCCTATAGCATGTTGGTTTCTTAACTGCCTAAGAGCCTGGTCTGCTTCCTCTTTGCACAAGACAGCAAAGAAACATTTAGGGACCAAAAGGCAATactgaataatttaaaacaagTAAGCTAAGTGAGAGACAAACTGGCCAGAAAATAACGTTTCCAGAGAAAAGAGGGGATGCAGGTGATATAGAgtgaagagggggagggaaggcatagcaaagttgttgttgtgtttgtatctAGTCAGCCTTTATCGAAAACAAACCTGCCACTTGCACAACCTTTTTAGGAAGATGCAAACCCCTTAAAGGATGTACTAAAGCACAGTATTAACCACCTCAGCTATCTCATATTACATTGGTGTGCACTACATTTAGCCCACCCTACACACACGTGCAGTGTCTTCATTAAATTCTAATCATTATGCTGCATAGCTTAGTCAGATAGTCtatcttttattctgaaagtctATTTTTGTGGCTTGCATGACATTCTTAGGACTTTGCCAAAGGAAGCTAGCATACAGTAGCATGTTTTCGCTGTCTGAGTGATCACAGTTGTTATGCACTCTTGCCAAATGGAGTTGATGGCAGTTGGTTCTTAAAGGCACGCTGCCCTTACAGACGGCCTTTTCTATTTGGCATAAAAGCAAACTGTCTTTGTTGCTCTGTGGCACACACCTCTATTTCATGCCGAACCCTTAACTTCCATTAGGGCACCTAACTTTGCTCACacttgtatttgtcttttgCACAAAACCAatatcacacagaaaaaaaaagaaaaaaaaaaaaaccacaaacagatatacacaaacacacacattgtcctTAGTCTTGAATGTATGAGGCAATATTTTCAAAACCGAGCAATTCAGTCTGTGAGAAAGGTGCCAAAACTGAGAATGATTGTCTGACTGGGCAAAAGCCTAGTAGGTGTAGGTGGGcagcaaaaatcacaaatgttTTGACAATATATTTAGTAATAGAGCTATGCAGGTGAAATGTTATTTGCTGTAAATAGTTTCACAACATTTGTGTTCTTTAGAAGAGACTTTTAAATGTCCTTGAAAGATTGCATGGTACATTATAACTACAATTCAgtacaaaatatatatagagAATATATTAGATATATATTTTGAGGGTAagataaaaagatgtttttgaggttgtgagaaaaagaaaagaggaagggcAGTGAGACTAAGGTTTGGGAAGGGGTAACAAAAATGACACGTCTTTCGATCACGAGCACTTGATTCAGAAAAGTGcccagcaacaaaaaaaaaaaaaaaaaaaaaaaaaaaaaaatcctgtttatctgtttatgcTATCCATGGCTCATTAGCAGTCGAGAGGCTAAGCTAATTCCCTGGTTCCTCTCTGAGTCCTAAAGACTGTGGACTCATTGAATCCACACAGGGAACACAATCTACCCCTATCCGGATCAGCCCATTTCCTGCTGTTACTGCTCAGTGTCTCAgctctctcccctctttctctcgtTCCTTCCCCACCCCTCTTTCCGCTTCTTcctccctgaaaaaaaaaaacaaaaaaaaaaactgtccaacGAACACCCCTAGCCTTGATtgacaaacacagctgctgtgcATAAACTTGTCATACCACAGAGACACGAGAGAAAGACAAGTCTGTCtatctttttctccctttctctctgttttccgcctgcctttgtttttctctcaagCTGTGTTCGGTGCCAACCAGTGGACCTCTTTTTCAACAGTTGTTGCCTTTCTTTTCTGTAATTCCTCAGCTCTGTCACTGCAAGAGTAACGTTTATCACGTAACATTAGCTTTATATTTTTCACATGTGCTCGCTAGCCTGTCTAAGGTGTGGAATAATCACCCACAAAGACAAGTCAATGATTTGAAACTTTTACTTCTTTAACCTTTTTCCCCCTTGGATAATGCTGTGATTTTTTACACACTCATAGCCCTTTCTGGGGCTCAATGCGggcacagcttttttttttttttttttttttttatttctttcttctttttttcttttaattattattttcgACCCAAACAAGAGGAAAAGTCTCATACAGCTGGGTGATGCTACTCCATTCCTTTATGCCTTTGAAATGTCAATGTTGGGGATTAAGAGATGAgatctgtgctttttttttttgtttgtttgtttagatataacaaaaaggaaaaaaatctctcaTATAAAAGGTTCCCTTtatagatatatttattttgaagttctaTTTTATATAGTATTTATTTAGATGCCAACTTTTGTTTGTGAAGAAAGCTTATGTTGAAACGGAATGTACATTGACAATGGAAATATATATTGTTAAATATAACAGACTGTTGTGCCCTTACTTTTGTGAGTagtttttaacacacacacacacaaacacattatccATATATTGTTTAATGATATTAACCTAAACAAAGATAAAACTAAGTTTTCAAAAGGTCCAACATGctgagtaaaaacacaaaacctgtAATGGTCTACTTGCACTGTATATTTATCCACAGTAAATGTGCTATACCTTTATAAGTACCTTCTCTCTTTCCTGTGAGTACATTCTTTCACCAGATGCTGATTAACTATCAGTCATTccataaaaatataacatttccAGACTTTAGTTATTTAACATCAACACCTCAACTTCCTGAGGTCCCCACTTCCAGTTTGTGAATAGACTGTGCTCAATAAAACACCGGTTGGGTGACGAAGGCCAAATAAAGCTGCTTGACCTTAAACCgaatgaaaacattcagaaagtaacaggaaataaaatttaCAGACTTCCTCTGGACAATGTAATGTGAGATCTGAACCAGTAGGATGGCTACCTATCTATGActttttgtgtgggtgtgtgtgtgtttaagtggcTTCCTTTTAGTTTATAGGGGTGGTCTGTTATAATCTGGATGTGTAACATTCCTTTCTCTCCAAAACACATCCTTATGAAGctgaagcacacacaaaaccatcttgtcacaacacacacacacacacacacacacacacacacacacagccattagCCCCCACCCCCGACCCCCACACCAGGCCCACCTGTGCTGCTGTTACCCTATGGcattctttctctcctctttgcaCCTACGGGAGAGTGAAacggagagaagagaagagctgACCTGGCTTTTCCAGCATCACATAAAGAGCATGTTTCCGCTGCAGAAGCC
This window encodes:
- the spry4 gene encoding protein sprouty homolog 4, with product MESRVPHHIPGVSSSIISQPLLDSRVPYGRLQHPLTIYPIDQIKSSHVENDYIDSPAVISQQPPSQKSVNRRITWLGQNQEAFLGANHNHHHNHQNQHHQQGRCEPHPHQDTTTHPWISFSGRPSSISSSSSTSSDQRLLDHAAPTPIVDHHPNLHLHQGPLNTVNTRTPGCLASSESKVLTSSSTASSRSSSSKSLDLKSAKMPAGGVCSSGGQHGLALIPSSPAEKKHLLLCEHCGKCRCTECTLPRTLPSCWVCNQECLCSAQSLVDTATCMCLVKGIFYHCTEDEDDEGSCADKPCSCSQANCCARWSFMAALSLVLPCLICYLPAMGLAKLGQKCYDNVSRPGCRCKNLQGGVSVPASKNSNVEAKVGTLEKQQQGS